In one Mucilaginibacter sp. PAMB04168 genomic region, the following are encoded:
- the clpB gene encoding ATP-dependent chaperone ClpB yields the protein MNFNNFTIKAQEAVQKASEIATGNQQQAIENAHLLKGLLLVDENVISYLLKKLNVNIGRLNDTLDKQIESYPKVSGDNIYLSSNTNTALQKAQGYLKEFKDEFVSVEHILLGILAVNDKASSALKDYGVTEKDLKTVITALRGDSKVTGQNAEATYNALNKYARNLNDYAESGKLDPVIGRDEEIRRVIQILSRRTKNNPVLVGEPGVGKTAIAEGIAHRIIKGDAPENLKTKTVYSLDMGALVAGAKYKGEFEERLKAVVNEVIKSDGEIILFIDEIHTLVGAGGGEGAMDAANILKPALARGELRAIGATTLNEYQKYIEKDKALERRFQRVMVDEPDAADAISILRGLKERYEAHHKVRIKDEAIIASVEMSQRYIADRFLPDKAIDLMDEAASKLRLEMNSVPEAVDELERRIMQLEIEREAIKRESDDRKVKELSEEIANLSAERDSLRAKWQSEKDLVDGINLKIEAIEAYKLEAEQAERAGDYGKVAELRYGRIRETEAEVEQLKAALLENQSDHRMLKEEVTADDIAGVVSRWTGVPVSKMIQSEREKLLNLEEELHKRVAGQEEAIEAISDAIRRSRAGLQDKRKPIGSFIFLGTTGVGKTELAKALAEFLFNDEQSMVRIDMSEYQERHAVSRLIGAPPGYVGYDEGGQLTEAVRRKPYSVILLDEIEKAHPDVFNILLQVLDDGRLTDNKGRVVNFKNTIIIMTSNIGSHIIQENFQNYEDGDKEEVMAKTKNQLFELLQKTIRPEFLNRIDEIIMFTPLGRDEIGAIVKLQFRGLQHTLNEMGIHMEATDEALDWLAQLGYDPQYGARPLKRVIQKKILNELSKQILAGKVDKDSKIKLDMFDHQFVFLNE from the coding sequence ATGAATTTTAACAACTTTACCATCAAAGCCCAGGAAGCAGTACAAAAGGCTTCGGAAATAGCAACCGGTAATCAGCAACAGGCTATAGAGAATGCTCACCTGCTGAAAGGATTGTTACTGGTTGATGAAAACGTAATCAGCTATTTGCTTAAAAAGCTGAACGTTAATATAGGCCGCTTAAATGATACGTTGGATAAGCAAATCGAATCGTATCCAAAAGTAAGCGGCGATAATATTTATTTGTCATCTAACACTAACACTGCGCTACAAAAAGCGCAGGGATATTTAAAAGAGTTTAAAGACGAGTTTGTATCTGTTGAGCACATACTGTTAGGTATTCTAGCAGTTAATGATAAGGCCAGCAGTGCTCTTAAAGATTACGGTGTTACCGAAAAAGACCTTAAAACTGTAATAACCGCACTACGTGGCGACAGCAAGGTTACCGGTCAAAATGCTGAGGCAACCTATAATGCCCTGAACAAATATGCCCGTAATTTGAACGATTATGCCGAATCAGGCAAGCTTGATCCGGTTATTGGTCGCGATGAGGAGATCCGTCGGGTTATACAAATCCTGTCTCGCCGTACCAAAAATAACCCGGTACTGGTAGGTGAACCAGGTGTGGGTAAAACAGCCATTGCCGAAGGTATTGCACACCGTATTATAAAAGGTGATGCGCCTGAAAATCTCAAAACCAAAACGGTATACTCGCTGGATATGGGTGCGCTGGTAGCAGGCGCCAAATACAAAGGGGAGTTTGAGGAACGCCTGAAGGCTGTAGTAAACGAGGTGATTAAAAGCGATGGCGAGATCATTCTGTTTATTGATGAGATACACACGCTGGTAGGTGCCGGGGGAGGTGAGGGCGCCATGGATGCCGCTAATATTTTGAAACCGGCACTTGCGCGTGGCGAGCTGCGTGCTATAGGTGCAACTACGCTGAACGAGTACCAAAAATATATTGAAAAAGATAAAGCGCTCGAACGCCGTTTCCAACGGGTAATGGTTGATGAGCCGGATGCTGCCGATGCCATATCTATTTTGCGTGGTTTAAAAGAACGGTACGAAGCGCATCATAAAGTGCGCATTAAAGACGAGGCTATTATTGCTTCGGTTGAAATGTCGCAACGTTACATTGCTGACCGCTTTTTGCCTGATAAAGCGATAGACTTAATGGACGAAGCTGCTTCAAAGCTTCGCCTGGAAATGAATTCAGTTCCAGAAGCGGTGGATGAGTTAGAGCGTCGCATTATGCAGTTGGAAATTGAGCGTGAGGCCATCAAGCGTGAAAGTGATGACCGTAAGGTTAAAGAGCTGAGTGAAGAGATAGCCAACCTATCGGCCGAGCGTGATTCACTGCGTGCCAAATGGCAAAGCGAGAAAGACCTGGTTGATGGCATCAACTTAAAGATTGAAGCCATTGAAGCCTACAAGTTGGAAGCCGAGCAGGCCGAACGTGCGGGCGATTATGGTAAGGTGGCCGAACTGCGCTACGGTCGTATCCGTGAAACAGAGGCTGAGGTAGAGCAATTAAAAGCCGCACTGCTAGAAAATCAGTCGGATCACCGCATGCTGAAAGAGGAGGTTACAGCCGACGATATTGCCGGCGTGGTTTCCCGCTGGACAGGTGTACCAGTATCTAAGATGATCCAAAGCGAGCGAGAGAAACTTTTGAATTTAGAAGAAGAGTTACACAAGCGTGTAGCCGGTCAGGAGGAAGCTATTGAGGCCATTAGTGATGCTATACGCCGTAGTCGTGCCGGATTGCAGGATAAGCGCAAGCCCATTGGTTCATTTATCTTTTTAGGAACAACCGGGGTAGGTAAAACCGAGCTGGCTAAAGCCCTGGCTGAGTTCTTGTTTAATGATGAGCAAAGCATGGTGCGGATTGATATGTCTGAGTACCAGGAACGTCATGCGGTGAGCCGCCTTATTGGTGCGCCTCCGGGCTATGTAGGCTATGATGAAGGCGGACAATTAACCGAAGCTGTGCGTCGTAAACCATACAGTGTTATCCTGCTGGATGAAATTGAGAAAGCCCACCCTGATGTGTTTAATATTTTGCTGCAGGTGTTAGATGATGGCCGCCTAACCGATAACAAAGGCCGGGTGGTTAACTTTAAGAATACCATCATCATCATGACCTCTAACATAGGTTCGCACATCATTCAGGAAAACTTCCAGAATTATGAGGACGGCGATAAGGAAGAAGTGATGGCTAAAACCAAGAACCAGTTGTTTGAGCTGTTACAGAAAACCATCCGCCCAGAGTTTTTGAACCGTATTGATGAGATCATTATGTTTACGCCGCTTGGCAGGGATGAAATTGGAGCCATTGTGAAACTACAGTTCAGAGGCTTGCAACATACGCTAAACGAAATGGGTATTCATATGGAAGCAACCGATGAGGCGCTGGATTGGCTTGCACAATTGGGTTACGACCCGCAATACGGTGCCCGTCCGCTTAAAAGGGTTATCCAAAAGAAAATCCTGAACGAGCTCTCAAAGCAGATACTGGCCGGTAAGGTAGACAAAGACAGCAAGATTAAGCTGGACATGTTCGATCATCAATTTGTTTTTCTGAACGAGTAA
- a CDS encoding AAA family ATPase, with protein sequence MPVQEQISKSFPHQPGAQQLDLFNRLHTFLQSNNGYECFLLKGYAGTGKTTIVSALVKALKLYALKSVLLAPTGRAAKVITGYSGRKAFTIHKRIYRRKSAMNMDDTFALAANTAENTLFIVDEASMISDEISGNNRETLLKDLIDYVYNFKNCKLMLVGDTAQLPPVGSAYSPALDIGVLKDQFGLDVHTYELTDVLRQQKNSGILHNVTSVRDIIRCEEEAFPQIITKGYKDVYRMTGDRLEEGLNYAYQKYGFDGTLVICRSNKNANLYNRQIRNRILMREEELTGGDQIMIVRNNYFWLQEHEEDSTGFIANGDIARIKKVRRFEEIYGFRFADVQLEFIDYAEDPVIDCKVLLDALYSDSPSLQPADQKRFFLEVMKDYDHIPNRRDKLKELKLNPYYNALQIKFAYAVTCHKAQGGQWEAVFVDQGYLTDEMMNTDFLRWFYTACTRATTELFLVNFNEKFYLAPAD encoded by the coding sequence ATGCCTGTTCAGGAACAAATTAGTAAATCATTTCCACACCAGCCGGGTGCCCAGCAGCTCGACTTGTTTAACCGTCTGCATACCTTTTTGCAAAGCAATAACGGCTACGAATGCTTTTTATTGAAAGGCTATGCCGGTACCGGTAAAACAACGATAGTAAGTGCATTGGTTAAAGCACTGAAGTTGTATGCGCTTAAATCCGTCTTACTGGCGCCAACTGGTCGGGCAGCTAAGGTGATAACCGGTTACTCGGGCCGCAAGGCTTTTACCATACACAAGCGTATTTATCGTCGCAAATCTGCTATGAATATGGACGATACATTTGCGCTGGCTGCTAACACTGCCGAGAATACGCTTTTTATTGTAGATGAGGCCTCCATGATATCAGACGAGATTAGCGGTAACAATCGCGAAACGCTCCTTAAAGATCTCATTGATTATGTATACAATTTTAAGAATTGCAAATTAATGCTTGTGGGAGATACCGCCCAGTTGCCGCCTGTAGGTTCGGCCTACAGCCCTGCGTTGGATATTGGGGTACTTAAGGACCAGTTTGGTTTAGATGTTCATACCTACGAATTAACTGATGTACTGCGCCAGCAAAAGAATTCAGGTATCCTGCACAATGTAACTTCCGTTCGTGATATTATTCGTTGCGAAGAAGAAGCATTTCCGCAGATCATTACCAAAGGCTACAAGGATGTATACCGAATGACGGGCGACCGGCTTGAAGAAGGGCTTAACTACGCTTATCAGAAATATGGATTTGATGGTACGTTGGTTATTTGCCGCTCAAATAAAAATGCCAATCTGTACAACCGGCAAATACGCAACCGCATACTCATGCGCGAAGAGGAACTTACCGGGGGCGACCAGATTATGATTGTGCGTAACAATTACTTTTGGTTGCAGGAGCATGAGGAAGATAGTACCGGCTTTATTGCCAACGGCGATATTGCCCGTATAAAAAAGGTACGCCGGTTTGAAGAGATTTATGGATTTAGGTTTGCTGATGTGCAGCTCGAGTTTATAGATTATGCAGAAGATCCGGTAATTGATTGCAAGGTGTTGCTGGATGCTTTGTATTCAGACTCTCCTTCACTGCAGCCTGCTGATCAAAAACGGTTCTTTTTAGAAGTAATGAAGGATTATGATCATATCCCTAACCGGCGTGATAAGCTGAAGGAACTTAAACTTAACCCGTATTATAACGCTTTACAGATTAAGTTTGCCTATGCAGTAACCTGTCATAAAGCACAGGGTGGCCAATGGGAAGCCGTATTTGTTGACCAGGGTTATCTTACCGACGAAATGATGAATACTGATTTTTTGCGTTGGTTTTACACAGCATGCACCCGTGCAACTACGGAATTGTTTTTAGTAAATTTTAACGAGAAGTTTTATTTGGCACCAGCCGACTGA
- a CDS encoding HAMP domain-containing sensor histidine kinase — protein MDTYYFKSIPSKYRSAYQRYYMLQNLNTIQVACMVFFCLNLAIRIFTYLVPPSITHIHNYPEFSLANWTCLVITPIFYLAGYQLIKQFKKPSNLAISLGYVLTFCIYLLACGMLFNFIATSDPSNSIIIYLVALIAVASVYTLEYQETLLLTVVNALLFTLLLMYVRADPTEIIYNELLLVVLSGIFFFVSRHVYTYRAGEYLQFRIIKEKNIEIEKAGAFKNDVLGMVAHDLRNPIGAIESIALLMEMDELDDDTRENTAMIRTSCRKAITIINDLLEVARNDNSDVLNYTLVNMNDFLRDLVQVWKHMSDFTNQLKLTVPDRPVHASINPEKFHRVIDNLISNAAKFSKEKDTIELKLYEHKNLVHIEVKDNGMGIPANLIPNIFDRFSKAGRNGLKGEQSTGLGLSISKQIVEMHNGRIDVQSEEGKGSTFIIRLPEIEAEI, from the coding sequence GTGGACACCTATTACTTCAAAAGCATTCCATCAAAATACCGCTCGGCATACCAGCGGTATTATATGCTTCAAAACTTAAACACTATACAGGTAGCGTGTATGGTGTTCTTTTGCTTAAACCTTGCTATACGCATTTTCACTTACCTGGTTCCGCCCAGCATTACGCATATACATAATTACCCTGAGTTTAGCCTGGCAAATTGGACGTGCCTTGTTATTACGCCTATATTTTACCTGGCAGGATACCAATTGATAAAGCAATTCAAAAAACCAAGTAACCTTGCCATATCACTAGGCTATGTGCTTACTTTTTGTATTTACCTGCTGGCGTGTGGTATGCTATTTAATTTTATTGCCACATCCGACCCAAGCAACAGCATCATTATTTACCTGGTGGCCTTAATTGCGGTTGCCAGCGTTTACACCCTCGAGTATCAGGAAACGCTGCTGCTTACTGTAGTGAATGCGCTCCTGTTTACGCTGCTGCTCATGTATGTGCGGGCAGACCCAACCGAAATAATTTACAATGAGTTGCTGCTTGTGGTTCTATCGGGAATTTTCTTTTTTGTTTCACGCCATGTTTATACTTATCGCGCAGGAGAATATTTACAGTTCCGAATCATTAAAGAAAAGAATATTGAGATTGAAAAGGCCGGCGCATTTAAAAACGATGTGCTGGGGATGGTGGCACATGACCTGCGTAACCCAATAGGCGCCATTGAGTCGATTGCGCTACTGATGGAAATGGATGAACTGGATGATGACACGCGTGAAAATACAGCGATGATCAGAACATCATGCCGCAAAGCAATAACTATTATAAATGACCTGCTGGAAGTTGCCCGCAATGACAACAGTGATGTGCTAAACTATACGTTGGTTAACATGAACGACTTTTTGCGGGACCTCGTACAAGTATGGAAGCACATGAGTGATTTCACTAACCAACTGAAGTTAACTGTACCCGACAGGCCGGTACATGCCAGTATCAACCCCGAAAAATTTCACAGGGTTATTGATAACCTCATCAGCAATGCCGCCAAGTTTTCAAAAGAAAAAGACACCATTGAGTTAAAATTATACGAGCACAAAAACCTGGTGCATATAGAAGTGAAAGATAACGGCATGGGCATACCTGCCAATTTAATACCTAATATATTTGATCGTTTTTCTAAAGCGGGCCGTAACGGTTTAAAAGGAGAACAGTCTACTGGTTTGGGTTTAAGTATCTCTAAACAGATTGTTGAGATGCATAACGGCCGTATTGATGTACAAAGCGAGGAAGGAAAAGGTTCGACCTTTATTATACGCCTGCCCGAGATAGAAGCAGAGATCTAA
- a CDS encoding TonB-dependent receptor translates to MITKRLLITFLTFVATLSAYAQNVLTGTVKNKDGQPAVNATIVIKGTKTYTQVDTAGHFSVDAAQRLPFTLRVTLVGYQPYEARITDLSAQPLAITLTTANALGEVVITSRRRIERVQEVPIPITVVGGAQIENAGAFNVNRVKELIPSVQLYSSNPRNTGINIRGIGSPFGLTNDGLDPGVGFYVDGVYYARPAAATLDFLDIERVEVLRGPQGTLFGKNASAGAINITTRKASFTPEATFETSFGNYGYIQAKASVSGPLSKKFAGRLSFSGTQRNGLVDNIRTGKATNDLNNLGGRAQLLFKPSDNISLTLAGDITDQKPDGYAQVIAGVVTTKRPAYRQFNNIIADLGYQLPSLNAYDRVIDHDTPWRSGNQLGGVSLNGDFKIGAGTLTSTTAWRYWNWDPSNDRDFTGLPVLAKSQNPAKHKNWSQEVRYAGQFFEKLSGVVGLFYINQDVKIAGTEESGSAQARFAKSSTGNNANTPGITNDQLWATPGLLEGYGIYTDASIKSQSAAAFASVDWEVVKSFHILPGVRVNYDNKDVYYNRVARGGLDIAGSSYSASVKSELQKIKNGVYSSQQYDANADEKNFTYSVTAAYRPGKRINAFATYSTSFKPVGVNVAGLPSVVGSTLADLSLAVIKPERTKHYEIGVKTTPLDNLILNLNFHNSDIKDYQTNVQSPELGVNRGYIANADKVNVKGVEFDGNFRAGENFSFYGAAAYTNAKYVKFTNAPLPLEETGLTVNAQQVAFKDISGSALPGISKWAGSLGGEYNTAAKFIGNETRFFIAADGFFRSSFSSSPSPSAYLNIDGYTIINARAGFRAAHGVSAYIWSRNLLNKNYFEQLLPAGGNAGQYAAVLGDQRTFGVTLRYAF, encoded by the coding sequence ATGATCACCAAACGTTTACTCATTACTTTTTTAACCTTTGTTGCTACCTTGAGTGCCTACGCACAAAACGTATTGACGGGTACGGTAAAAAATAAAGATGGCCAGCCGGCCGTTAATGCAACCATTGTAATAAAAGGCACTAAAACATATACCCAGGTCGATACTGCAGGTCATTTCAGTGTTGATGCCGCACAAAGGCTCCCCTTTACACTTCGTGTAACGTTGGTTGGTTACCAGCCTTATGAAGCTAGGATAACAGACTTATCCGCCCAGCCACTGGCAATTACATTAACAACAGCCAATGCATTAGGCGAGGTTGTAATAACTTCACGCAGGCGCATTGAAAGGGTACAGGAGGTTCCTATCCCTATTACAGTGGTAGGTGGCGCGCAGATTGAAAACGCAGGTGCCTTTAACGTAAACCGGGTAAAGGAGCTAATCCCGTCCGTGCAGTTATACAGTTCAAACCCCCGTAATACAGGTATCAACATCAGAGGAATTGGATCACCTTTCGGCTTAACTAATGATGGCCTCGATCCTGGCGTGGGCTTTTATGTTGACGGTGTTTACTACGCCAGGCCTGCGGCAGCAACTCTCGACTTTTTAGATATTGAACGAGTTGAGGTATTGCGTGGCCCACAGGGTACTTTATTCGGCAAGAATGCCAGTGCCGGAGCCATTAACATCACTACACGCAAAGCCAGCTTTACGCCTGAGGCTACGTTTGAAACCAGTTTTGGAAATTATGGCTACATACAAGCTAAAGCATCAGTATCAGGGCCTTTGAGTAAAAAGTTTGCCGGGCGTTTGTCGTTTTCAGGTACCCAGCGTAACGGACTGGTTGATAATATACGTACCGGGAAAGCCACTAACGATTTGAATAACCTCGGCGGACGGGCACAGTTGCTCTTTAAGCCTTCTGATAATATATCGCTTACACTTGCCGGTGATATAACCGATCAAAAACCCGACGGATATGCACAGGTAATTGCCGGGGTAGTGACCACCAAACGCCCGGCATACCGGCAGTTTAATAACATTATTGCCGACCTGGGTTACCAGTTGCCCAGCTTAAACGCTTATGACCGTGTTATTGATCATGACACACCATGGCGATCTGGTAACCAATTAGGAGGCGTGTCGTTAAACGGCGACTTCAAAATTGGTGCAGGCACGCTTACATCCACAACGGCCTGGCGCTACTGGAACTGGGATCCATCCAACGACCGTGATTTTACCGGACTGCCTGTGTTGGCTAAATCGCAAAATCCGGCTAAGCACAAAAACTGGTCGCAAGAAGTACGTTATGCCGGCCAGTTCTTTGAAAAGTTAAGTGGCGTTGTTGGTTTATTCTATATTAACCAGGACGTTAAGATTGCGGGTACCGAGGAGTCAGGATCAGCTCAGGCCAGGTTTGCCAAAAGTTCAACCGGTAATAACGCAAATACACCTGGTATAACTAACGATCAGTTATGGGCCACTCCCGGCCTGCTGGAAGGCTATGGCATTTACACCGACGCTTCAATCAAATCACAGAGTGCCGCAGCATTTGCCAGCGTGGATTGGGAGGTTGTAAAAAGCTTTCATATTTTACCCGGCGTACGCGTAAACTACGATAACAAAGATGTGTACTATAACCGCGTAGCCAGAGGCGGTCTGGATATTGCCGGCAGCAGCTACAGTGCCTCGGTAAAAAGTGAATTGCAGAAAATAAAAAACGGCGTATACAGCAGCCAGCAATATGATGCCAATGCTGATGAAAAAAACTTTACTTACTCGGTAACCGCTGCTTACAGGCCTGGTAAGCGTATTAATGCTTTTGCTACTTATTCAACAAGCTTTAAGCCGGTAGGTGTAAACGTAGCTGGCTTACCCAGTGTTGTGGGTAGTACGTTGGCCGATTTGAGCTTGGCCGTTATAAAGCCAGAAAGAACCAAGCATTACGAAATAGGCGTAAAAACTACACCGCTTGATAACCTGATCTTGAATCTGAATTTTCACAATTCAGATATTAAAGACTACCAAACCAACGTTCAATCGCCCGAGCTGGGCGTAAACCGCGGTTACATTGCTAATGCTGATAAGGTTAATGTAAAAGGCGTTGAATTTGATGGCAATTTCAGAGCTGGTGAAAACTTTTCATTTTATGGCGCAGCGGCTTATACTAATGCCAAATATGTTAAATTTACTAATGCGCCGCTGCCGCTCGAAGAAACTGGTTTAACGGTTAACGCCCAGCAGGTGGCGTTTAAAGATATATCGGGCAGTGCATTACCTGGTATATCGAAATGGGCCGGTTCACTTGGTGGAGAATACAACACAGCTGCAAAGTTTATAGGCAATGAAACACGTTTTTTTATAGCAGCAGACGGGTTCTTCCGCTCGTCTTTCTCATCTAGCCCTTCGCCTTCCGCCTACCTGAATATTGATGGGTACACCATTATTAATGCCCGCGCAGGCTTCAGAGCAGCACATGGTGTTTCGGCCTATATTTGGAGCCGCAACCTGCTTAATAAAAATTACTTTGAACAGTTACTGCCTGCAGGTGGCAACGCCGGTCAATATGCTGCAGTGCTTGGCGATCAACGCACATTTGGTGTAACGCTGCGTTACGCTTTTTAA
- a CDS encoding GTP-binding protein codes for MEILKFITAGSVDDGKSTLIGRLLYDTDAILADQLEALHRSNRKNDDGSIDLAILTDGLKAEREQGITIDVAYKYFQTEKRKFIIADAPGHIQYTRNMVTGASNSNLAIILIDARKGVVEQTNRHSFLVSLLALPQVVVCINKMDMVDYDEATFNQIVEQYRQLATKLNLQNVTYIPVSALKGDNIVHESYNMTWYTGKSLLEHLETVEIPVDDSSAHARLPVQWVVRPQTEELHDYRGYAGRISSGSFKVNDKVTVLPSGFSSTITKIELLDREFEEAFSGQSVTVHLQDDIDISRGDILVNSSAQPVVAQLIEADLCWMDTRALDTSLTYLIQHNSKVTRCRIQEVLYKFNINTLDKVYEEEFKLNDIGRIIIKTAEPLAFDAYQNNKANGGAIIIDSRTNVTVGALMLRAAVE; via the coding sequence ATGGAGATACTTAAATTTATAACTGCCGGCAGTGTTGATGATGGTAAGAGCACCCTTATTGGGCGCCTGCTGTATGATACCGACGCCATACTGGCCGATCAATTGGAAGCACTGCACCGTTCAAACCGTAAAAACGATGACGGCAGCATTGATTTGGCTATTTTAACGGATGGACTAAAAGCCGAACGCGAGCAAGGCATCACCATTGATGTGGCCTACAAATACTTTCAGACCGAGAAACGTAAATTCATTATAGCTGATGCCCCGGGCCATATTCAGTACACCCGCAACATGGTTACCGGTGCGTCAAACTCCAACCTGGCCATCATCTTAATTGATGCCCGTAAAGGGGTGGTTGAACAAACCAACCGTCATTCGTTCCTGGTATCGCTGCTTGCGCTGCCACAGGTTGTAGTTTGCATCAACAAAATGGATATGGTAGATTATGATGAGGCTACCTTTAACCAGATAGTTGAGCAATACCGGCAATTGGCTACCAAGCTCAATCTGCAAAACGTAACCTACATACCAGTAAGCGCTTTGAAGGGAGATAACATTGTACATGAATCATACAATATGACCTGGTATACCGGCAAAAGCCTGTTAGAGCACCTGGAAACGGTTGAGATTCCGGTTGATGACAGCTCGGCCCATGCCCGATTACCGGTACAATGGGTGGTACGCCCCCAAACAGAAGAATTGCATGATTACCGGGGATACGCCGGCCGTATTAGCAGTGGTAGTTTCAAAGTTAATGACAAGGTCACTGTACTTCCCTCGGGCTTTAGCTCAACCATCACAAAAATAGAGCTACTCGACCGGGAGTTCGAGGAAGCGTTTTCCGGTCAATCAGTAACTGTGCACCTGCAGGATGATATTGACATAAGCCGTGGCGATATATTGGTTAACAGCAGTGCACAACCTGTAGTAGCACAATTAATTGAGGCCGATTTATGCTGGATGGATACCCGTGCACTCGATACATCACTCACATACCTTATACAGCATAACAGTAAGGTTACCCGTTGCCGTATACAAGAGGTTTTATACAAATTTAACATCAATACCCTGGACAAGGTGTACGAAGAAGAATTTAAGCTGAACGATATTGGACGCATCATTATTAAAACTGCAGAACCGCTGGCTTTTGATGCTTACCAAAATAACAAAGCCAATGGCGGCGCTATTATTATTGATAGTCGCACCAACGTAACGGTCGGCGCACTCATGCTTCGCGCAGCTGTAGAATAA
- a CDS encoding ferritin → MKDIMRVKCLLSEDIETLLNQQIKKEAHSSAMYLAMASWCNQNGFDYSSDYFFKQAEEERMHQLKLFKYVLDMGGRAVSPDVNNIKQDYTSFREVFEDALEAEVAITQSFKNIAANCMKEQDFVTFEFLNWFMKEQREEEYKARRALELFEVIGEEGTGRWEIDKHVNKIKYDSETAGE, encoded by the coding sequence ATGAAAGATATTATGCGTGTAAAGTGTTTGCTATCTGAAGATATCGAAACGCTTTTAAATCAACAAATAAAGAAAGAAGCTCATTCATCGGCTATGTACCTGGCTATGGCTTCATGGTGTAACCAAAATGGTTTCGACTATTCTTCTGACTACTTTTTTAAACAGGCTGAAGAAGAACGTATGCACCAGCTTAAATTGTTTAAATATGTGTTAGACATGGGTGGCCGAGCTGTATCACCTGATGTAAATAATATTAAGCAGGATTACACTAGTTTTCGTGAGGTATTTGAAGATGCTCTGGAAGCCGAGGTAGCCATCACCCAATCTTTCAAAAACATTGCAGCCAACTGCATGAAAGAGCAAGACTTTGTTACTTTCGAATTCCTGAATTGGTTTATGAAAGAACAACGTGAAGAGGAATACAAAGCCCGCCGCGCGCTGGAACTGTTCGAAGTTATTGGCGAAGAAGGAACCGGTCGTTGGGAAATTGACAAACACGTTAATAAGATTAAATACGACAGCGAAACTGCCGGCGAGTAA
- a CDS encoding DUF3822 family protein — protein sequence MNDTLYHYIDPGFSHTQVGNYTLLLLLNAQSFELAVMHGQKLMVWRKAAPLAEITQPGEVQEVLSFSFHDIITGISTPYFTLVPQTLFEKDQVTEVARYLDVQPTDTVFAQVLDANNQVVFKTQEALTLAAGKFDLQKVTFGSAGWILAIEANMPSNYSLYVNLHATTFDIAYFRHGKLHLYNTFEFTHEDELAYYNAFVCQQLKLDMSLTTVILSGEILAGDNRYHNILSNFFKTVELNTISVAELPASLPNHQLLALTSLSLCASLADA from the coding sequence ATGAACGATACCCTATATCATTACATTGACCCTGGCTTTAGCCACACGCAAGTGGGTAATTACACGCTGCTTTTACTGCTAAACGCACAAAGTTTTGAGCTGGCTGTTATGCACGGGCAAAAATTAATGGTTTGGCGTAAGGCAGCCCCCTTAGCTGAAATAACCCAGCCGGGCGAGGTACAGGAGGTTTTAAGCTTCAGTTTTCATGATATTATAACGGGAATTAGCACACCGTATTTTACGTTGGTGCCGCAAACCCTGTTTGAAAAAGACCAGGTAACAGAAGTAGCCCGCTACCTCGATGTGCAACCTACCGATACTGTTTTTGCGCAAGTGTTAGATGCTAATAATCAGGTAGTGTTTAAAACACAGGAGGCATTAACCCTGGCTGCCGGAAAGTTTGATTTGCAGAAAGTGACGTTCGGATCAGCGGGTTGGATATTGGCTATTGAGGCTAACATGCCTTCAAACTACAGCCTTTATGTTAACCTCCATGCTACTACCTTTGATATTGCATATTTTAGGCATGGCAAGTTACACTTGTATAACACCTTCGAATTTACACACGAAGACGAACTGGCTTATTATAATGCATTTGTTTGCCAGCAATTGAAACTGGATATGAGCCTAACCACCGTTATACTGAGCGGTGAAATTTTGGCCGGCGATAACCGTTATCACAACATACTATCTAACTTCTTTAAAACGGTAGAATTAAATACCATCAGCGTTGCTGAGCTACCGGCATCTTTACCTAACCATCAGCTTTTGGCGCTTACAAGCCTTTCATTATGCGCATCATTGGCGGACGCTTAA